From Pangasianodon hypophthalmus isolate fPanHyp1 chromosome 30, fPanHyp1.pri, whole genome shotgun sequence, a single genomic window includes:
- the LOC128317860 gene encoding E3 ubiquitin/ISG15 ligase TRIM25-like, whose translation MLGRHYWEVEWMRDDDVEISVSYREICRKGWRDECKFGRNDRSWCLRCSSTSLCFYHNNIQTEIQGPSSSRIGVYVDHSAGTLSFYSVSDTMKLLHRVHTTFTQPLYAGFGIYLLDDDITVRLCDP comes from the coding sequence ATGCTTGGACGCcattactgggaggtggagtggatGCGAGATGACGATGTGGAAATATCCGTCTCGTACAGAGAGATCTGCAGGAAAGGATGGCGCGACGAGTGCAAGTTTGGACGCAACGATCGGTCCTGGTGTCTGCGCTGTTCTTCCacgtctctctgtttctatcacaACAACATTCAGACCGAGATCCAAGGgccatcatcctccagaataggagtgtatgtggatcacagtgcaggaactctgtccttctacagcgtctctgacacgatgaagctcctccacagagtccacaccacattcactcagcctctatacgcTGGGTTTGGGATCTACTTGTTAGATGACGATATAACTGTGAGGTTGTGTGATCCTTag